A portion of the Microlunatus phosphovorus NM-1 genome contains these proteins:
- a CDS encoding mycothiol-dependent nitroreductase Rv2466c family protein: MTSDNTAVATVDIVDTALGTDPSRETDSGRDEDTALDTVDFWFDPACPWAWLTSRWMLEVEKVRPVRTTFHVMSLSVLNEGRDLDAGYREFLDTNWAPVRVALAVDEEYGSEKLREFYTAIGTRIHPGQAERDRATIEAALAEVGLPVSLADRGDTDANDAALRASHHAGMDPVGMDVGTPVLHVNGAAFFGPVITPAPKGEAAGKLFDAVVALASFEGFYELKRTRTVGPIFG, translated from the coding sequence ATGACATCTGACAACACTGCGGTGGCAACTGTTGACATCGTTGACACCGCTCTTGGGACTGACCCCTCTCGTGAGACTGACTCGGGCCGCGACGAAGACACCGCTCTGGACACCGTCGACTTCTGGTTCGACCCGGCGTGCCCCTGGGCCTGGCTCACCTCGCGCTGGATGCTGGAGGTGGAGAAGGTCCGGCCGGTACGGACGACCTTCCATGTGATGAGCCTGTCGGTGCTCAACGAGGGACGTGATCTCGACGCCGGCTACCGCGAATTTCTGGACACCAACTGGGCCCCGGTCCGGGTCGCGCTGGCGGTTGACGAGGAGTACGGCTCGGAGAAGTTGCGGGAGTTCTACACCGCCATCGGGACCCGGATTCACCCGGGCCAGGCGGAGCGGGATCGAGCCACCATCGAGGCGGCGCTCGCCGAGGTCGGCCTGCCCGTCAGCCTGGCGGATCGGGGCGATACCGATGCCAACGACGCGGCCCTCCGTGCCTCGCACCATGCCGGGATGGACCCGGTCGGCATGGACGTCGGTACGCCGGTGCTGCATGTCAACGGCGCGGCATTCTTCGGTCCGGTCATCACCCCCGCTCCGAAGGGCGAGGCAGCCGGCAAGCTGTTCGATGCCGTGGTCGCGCTGGCCAGTTTCGAGGGCTTCTACGAGCTCAAGCGGACCCGGACCGTCGGGCCGATCTTCGGCTAA